In Mycolicibacterium nivoides, the DNA window ATGCGGACACCGGCCTGTACTTCCCGGTGATCGTCGACGACCCGAACGACCCCGGCCGCTACGACGCCGAATGGGTGGTGATGCTCGACGATTGGACCGATGGCGTCGGTCCGAGCCCTGTTCAGATCTATGACCGGCTGCGCGTGCCGTCGGGCGACGGGCGCGGCATGCCCGGGATGGGTGGCATGCCGGGCATGCACGGCGACGGCGGGATGGGCTCGATGGGGGGCCGAGACCGTTCACCGCTCGGAGGCGACGGTGGTGACGTCGACTACCCGTTGTACGTGGTCAACGGCCGCGATGCCCAGAACCCCAGCAGCTTGCGGGTACGTCCTGGTCAGCGGGTTCGGATCCGGCTGATCAACGCCGGCTCCGACACCGCGTTCCGGGTCGCGCTGGCCGGGCACCGGATGACCGTCACCCATACCGACGGGTTCCCCGTGGTTCCCACCGACGTGGACGCGGTGCTGATCGGAATGGGTGAGCGCTATGACGTGATGATCACCGCGCGTGACGGGGTATTCCCGCTGGTGGCGGCGGCCGAGGGGAAGGACGCGTCGACGCGCGCGATGTTGGTGACCGCCGGCGGCTCACCTCCGGCGCCCGACTACGCGCCACCGGAATTGCGGGGCCGACTCGGCACCGTCAACTCGTTCACCGCACCGCCGGAGGCCACCTTCGACTCCACGCCTGCTGACGCCGAGCTGCCGGTCGAATTGGGCGGCTCGATGGCCACCTATGACTGGACGATCAATGGCCGATCGTTCACGAAGGCTCAGCCGCTGACCGTGCGCGAAGGACAGCGCGTAGCAATGACTTTCCAGAACTCGTCGATGATGTGGCATCCGATGCATCTGCATGGGCACACTTTTCAGGTTCTGGGTGACGATGGCCGCCCGGGTGCCCGCAAGGACACGCTCATCGTGCTGCCCATGCAGCGGCGGCGGGTGATTTTCGCCGCTGACAATCCAGGGACATGGATGTTGCACTGCCACAACACATATCACCAGGAGGGCGGGATGATGACGAGCGTCGCCTACGCCGGCTGACGTGCGGCATATCGAGGGAGTACTACGTACTAGCTTAAGTAGTAGATACGGAGCCCGCGTCGAGGCGCATCACGAGCCCGATCGCGAGGTACGCTCACAACACCGATCGTGGAGGGGTGCAGTGCGCGTACGAGGATTCGGCGAACTCGAAGCCGACATCATGGATCGCATCTGGAATCGCGGAGACGCGGCCGTCACGGTCCGCGAGGTGTTCGACGAAATCGCCGAGGAGCGCCGGATCGCCTACACCACAGTCATGTCGACGATGGACAACCTGCATACGAAGGGCTGGCTGGAACGCGACCGCGACGGGCGCGCCTATCGATACTGGCCGACGTTGAACCGCGAACAGCACACCGCCCAGTTGATGCGCGAGGCGCTCGACGGTGGCGGTCGTTCTGATCTGGTGCTCAGCTACTTCATCGAGCAGATGGACCCACAGGATTCCGACCGGTTACGTGCCGCGCTCCGTACATTGGCCCGGCGCTCCGGAAGGACGAGGAAGCGGTGAATGTCGCCGCGGGGCTGCTGATCTACAGCGTGGTGATGGTGGCGCTGGCGCCGACATTGCTCGGCGTTCTCACTCGCGGTGGCTCGGCTCCCAGATTTGGTGTGACGGCGTGGTTGACGGCCGTGGTCAGCGTCTTGGCGACCTGGATCGCTATTCCGATACTGGTCATCCTCGATGTGGCCTTCCACGGCGGGCGGCGGCAGTCCTTGTTGGCGTCGTGTGTGCAGTTCCTGTGTGACATCGCGTCTGGGCGTGCAGGCCTGGCAGCGCAGTCGACGATGATCGCCGGCGCAGCCGTGCTGGCCGTGGCGGTGGTCGCTGCCGGGATGAAGGCGGCACGGACCATCAGCCGGCTGCAGTCCCGCGCTCACCGGCACGCTCAGGCGGTGAGGATGGTGGGACGTCCGACAGCCCAACGCGACGTCTTCATCGTCGACACCGACGAGCGCACCGCATACTGCGTCGCGGGTGCGCCACCCGCGATCGTGGTCACCACCGGTGCGATCGCCGCGCTCGGTGGCGACGAACTGCAGGCGGTCCTCGCCCACGAACGGGCGCACTTGGATGGACATCACCTCAAGATCGTGACGGCCCTGCGCGGGTTGGCAATGGTTTTCCCACGGGTGAGGCTGATGACGCGGGCGGCCACCGATGTCGGTCGGCTGCTGGAAATGTGTGCCGACGACGCCGCTGTGCGCCGCCATGGACAGCGCTCGCTCCTCGCCGGGCTGATGGCCCTGGCCGGGACCACGCCGGCCCAGGCACTCGGAGCCGCCGACGTGGCATTGCTGATCCGTGCTGAGCGCCTTGCCCTTCCACCTGCGCCATGGATGCGGGTGGGTGCGGGGGCCGGTTTGTTCGGCGCTACGACCGTGATCGCGCTGGCTCCGGTGGCGACCTTCGCGCTAGGGGTCTCGGGCCTGCTCTGCCGTTGAGGTCAGTGCTCCCGTTCGAATACAACGAGTGTGTCCGCCAGGTTGCCGTCGACGAAGTATGCCCGGCAGACGAACGGGTCGTGAATCGTGCTGCCGGATTCGGTCTGGGCGTCGACCGTTCCAGACACGTTCCATACGGTGATACGTGAGTGCTCGACGCCCTTCAGAGGCTCGTCGGTGGTCAACGGGAACAAGTCCCGACTGTCGGGCTCGAGGTCACCGAGCTTCGACTCCACGTCGGTGAGCTTCGCGGTCGCGGGCGTCACCAGCTTGCCGCGCACGTCAGTCTCGCAACGATCCTGAGCCTCGCGCTCCGCCGTGTCCACGAGACCAAAGCCATGTGTTCTCACGGCGATCACAGCGACGACGCCCAAAATGAGTGCACACGCCAATAGCCACAACGGGACACGTCGACCGGTCATACTCACCTGGCGATTATCGCGTCAGTATTCAATCACGCGGGTGACATTGGGCGTCATCCCCGATTTGCGGACCGGCGAGATCTTGACCGGGACACCCGACTGCTGGGCCTCGATCATTTGACCGTTGCCCAGGTAGAGCGCCTCGTGTTGTCCACCGCCGGGTCCCCAGAACAGGAGGTCGCCCCGCTTGGCCTGTGACGGCGGGAGTTGGCGTCCCGCGGTGTATTGATCGCCCGAATAGCGGGGGAGCAGCACACCGACACCGGCGAACGCGTAACGGGTTAGTCCAGAACAGTCGAAGCCGACGGTGCCGGCGCCAGAATCCACCCCTCGACTGGGTCCGGTCAAGCTGCCACCTCCCCAGGAATAAGGGACGCCGATCTGAGTGCCGGCCCGCCGGATGACGTACTCGACCGCCTGTCTGCCGTAAACACGGTTGCCGCGGAGTACGGGAGCTGCGCCGCTGTTGTCAGCCGGCACAAGTCCCAGGCTGCCGAGGAACTTTCGCCCCATGTCAAAGGTTGTCTGTGCCGCAAAAGCGCTTGCCTGCAACGACGCATTGGCAATAGCCACCGGATCGCCGGGCGCACCTGCGCTCAGCAGGTTGGGCAGAGTGGGGTCCCACTGGCCGGCGTTGGGTTCTGCATGGGCGCGCGGCGCGCCCATCAATGCCAGTGACGCTGCAGCCAAAACCCCTGTGCGCAAGAGTGTTCGACGTTCCCAGCAGGTCTGATCCGAGCGCGGATTGGAAGGCATGGTCCCGCAGTTCCTTTCCGCCCTGGGGCAGCCGCAGCTGGGGCTGGTAACGGACCATTCAATAACTACGTAGTAACTACGTACGTACGTACTCTACATCACAATAATCACGTGAGTCCCACTTGCAACATAATTGCACTTCTGTAATTCCTTGTAGAGGTTGCGTTTTGGTATCGGGTCTGGCGACGGGTGTGTCGCCGAACGGCGTCGTCGACTACGCGGTCCGTCGCAGTTTTGCCCAAACAGAAGAGCAGGCGACAACCATCAAGGGGCAGTAAAACTCGAGCCGCCTGCGTTCCTGATGCACCGGGCCTAGTTGGACCGGCCCGATGGCCGGGTGCCGCAGAACAGGTAGCTGATTACTCGTGCCAGCTGTGCTGCGGCTCCATACGCTTGTGGATGTCGGGCAGCAGAAGGGATGCGGGCATGATCGTTCTGACGGATACCGTTCAAACGTGGGGCCATTCGGCCACCGTCCACTACTCCCATGCCGCGCGCTCCGTCATCGCTCAATCGAACCTTGCGTTGCACATGGAGTTCAACGTAGATCTACCGCCCACGCCGATATTTCGGAGCTTCGGGTTCTTCCGTACAGCCGTAGTCGGTGGATCGACCATCACCGTGAACGGACCTTCCCTTGTCGCAGTCGGTGTGACGGAGTTGAATTTCGAACTCCTGACCGACAACGGCGCCTCGGTGTCGATCGTCAATCAATTCGATACAACAGGCACTTTCACCGAGCCGCCGCAGGAAGCCATCAGTGTCCGGCGCGTCTCGTTTCACCGTCCCGTGAACGGAACGACTGCTTTCGCGCACACCGCCAAGGTCTACGCCGGCGGCCGGGACATCAGCGAGCAAGAAGCCGTCGAAACGGCAATCGCCAATCTGAAGTCGCGCGGTCTGGACCCAGCAGATCTGATCATGAAGGTGGTATCCGGGGCCGATCATGTATCCCGCTTGCAGCGCCTCGATCTCGAGACCAAAGAACTCGTTGACGAGGTGACCGACCCGCGAATCGGCTAGCGGAGTTCCGTGACCACCCGCAGGTGCCTCAACCTCCGAAGCCGTCGATGAATCCGGTGAGCCCTGACGGTGAGTGCGGTCCGACGGCGATCTGCTCGACGACGCCGATGCCGGTGCGCTCACCCATCGTGGCCTTGACGACGTTCTGTAGGTGAATCGAGGCGAAGTCGGTCGGGTCGAAATCGTCGAGACGTATGGACTCCCGGCCGATCTCGAATTGTCCGTGGTTGGAACCGTGGCCCCAGTGCGGATGCCAGTAGCCGATCCCACGCATCCGGAAGGTGAAGAGTTTCTCCACCTCGATGTGCGTCTTGCCTTCGACCGGATCGGTGAACCACAGGTGCGCCCGCCGGATTTCGCGTCGACCGGGTTCCCACTCGAGTTCGTAGCCGATGTCATAGCACTCGCGCACTCCGACCCGACTGCACGGGGAGACGCCCGCCGGCAGCGGATCGAGGACCTGCGCGGTCTGCAACCACCGCCGTCCATCCTCATGCTCGTGGAAGGCGTAGTGGGTGAACCGATCACCGAAATGCAAAGGTGCCCAGAGCCAGAACACCCGAAACGGCATCGGCTGGCGGAGGACAGGAACCTGCTCGCCGACGGGCCGGACACCCCATGACCGATCACGAGTTCCGGGCACAGAGCCGGACTCGACAGCGGTGTCCTCGCCATCGACGCTGATCGTTCCCTCCCAGGTACCCCATTGCGTGAGGCGGGTGTGGTCGGTCAGCACGATGCCTTCGGTGGTCCGGCGCGTTTGCCGGGGTTCCTCGATCGCCACGGTGGTCGCCCGGAAGGTCAGGTCGCAGGAGACGTTGTGTTCATTCGAGTCGACGATGTACCGGATGGTGCGAAGCGGTTCGATCACCTCGATGCGGAACGGCCCGATAGTCGCCGACCGGTCCAGTGGCATTGCCCCGGAGGCGAACACCGAGTGCTCCACACCGTCTTTGACGAGGCTGAAGGCGGCATCGATGACCCCGCGGACCGGGTAGTGGCCCATCGCGGCGCCGAAGTAGAAGTCTCCGTCGCGCTGGTGACCGTTGAACCAGTAGCGGTCATAGTGATTGGGGTCGGCGCTGACCGGTGTCGCGACCGGTTCGGCCGACGCGTGGATGGGGTAGTCGTCAAACGGTGTGAGCATCGGTCCTGTTTCTGTTCACTTGCCCAGCAGGGAAAACGCGTCGAGGTCGGCGATCGCGGTGGCCGACCGTTCGGCCATCACCGTGAACATCCGGTCGCCGCGCTCGGAGGGCTGGCCCACCAGTGCGCCGAGCACTGTGACGAACGGTCCCTGGAACTGCGCGTAACGATAATCCTCCCAACAGCTTTCGAGGCTGTACCCGGTGATGCCGAGTTCGGTCAACCGGCGGTGGTAGGCCTCGATGATCGAACGCTCACCGGCGCGGCGGTCCGGGACCGACAAACCTGGCGCGACCAGCAGCGTGACGTCACGCAGGGGCAGGCCGGTTGACATGACCTGCCAGTCCACCGCCACCACCGGGTCGGCGCCACCGGCCTTGGCGAAGAGCAGATTGTCCAGGCGATAGTCGCCATGCAGCAGTGCGAACGGCTCCCGTCGTCCGGTCGCCCAGGTCATGAACTCGTCGGAGAACCGCTGCAGCACAGCGGCGGTCTCCGGCGACAAGGTGTACCGCTGGAGAACTGTTCGGTGGCCTTGGCCAGCAGCCCCGCGGCGAACTCGGGCATCGCCGTGAGGTCGGGAATCAACCAGTCGAGCTCACGCACCGCCGGATCATTCCAGGTCGATGCATGCAGCCCGGCAACGTTCACCGCTGCGGCCAGGGCTTCATCCACTGTGCAACCGGCGATCTGATCGCCTTGCTCGGCCGGCGCCAGATCCTCCAGCAACAGGGTGAATGCGTTGGACTCCGCATCCGCCGCGACGTAGTAGCAGTGGGGGAGCCGCGCACCGATCCGGTGCGCGTAGTCGCGATAGAAGCTGGTCTCGCATCGATAGCTGAGTGTGCCGGCGGCCCGGCTGTTGGCGTCGGTGGCAGGCAGCTTGATGATCAGCCGGTCAGGGCCGGTGCCGTCGGCGTAGTCGACGAACAGTCGTGAGCAGGAACCCATCTGGCCGGTGCCGACCCGTTCCGCGGTCACCTGCCGCACAGTCGCGGCGACGCCGGACGAGTTCAGCGCAGCGGTCAGCCACTGGGGGTCGACCTCATCGGCGGTATCGACCACCCCGGGCGCAGGCACCCTGCTCCGGCCGGGATCCGTCGCCGTCATCCTTGGCCAGGTTCGTTGATCTTCACCAGCATCTTGCCGATGTTGGCGCCGGTGAACAGTCCGTTGAGCGCATCGATGCTGGATTCCAGCCCTTCGTACACGGTTTCACGGTGCGCCAACAGCCCCTGCTGTTCCCAACTCTGCAGCGCGGCGAACGCCTCGTCGAAACGCGCCCACTCTTCGAGTGCGATGAAGCCCTGCATCGTCGAGGCGGTGGCGAGCAGGTTCACGTAATTGGACGGTCCGGGGTGATCACCGTGGAGATAGCTGGAAATGATGCCGCACATCACCACACGCGCCTTGTGCGCAAGATTGGCCAGCACCGCATTGAGCACGTCGCCGCCGACGTTGTCGAAGTAGACGTTGATCCCGTTGGGGCACACTTTCTTCAGCGCAGCGGTCAAGTCGCCGGCCTTGTAGTCGACGCAGGCATCGAAGCCGAAATCCTCGACCACGACCCGGCATTTGTCCGGGCCTCCGGCGATACCCACTACCCGAGCGCCGGCGATCTTGGCGATCTGGCCGGCCACCGATCCGGTGGCACCCGCGGCCGCCGATACGACGACGGTCTCGCCGGCTTGCGGATTGCCGACACCCTTCATGCCGAAGTAGGCCGTCGCGCCGGTCGGCCCGTAGATCGACATCACGGCCAGCGGGTCGGTGTACCCGACCACCGGCGTGCTGAACAGGTCGTCGCGGATGATCGCGTAATCCTGCAGTCCGGTCAGGGTGGTCACGAGATCACCGACTTTGTAGGCATCGCAGCGTGATTCGACGACCTCGCCGATACCGGCCACCCGCACCACGTCACCCAACTCGAGGGGCGGAAGATAGCCGGGCTCGCCGTCCAGCCACGTGCGAGCGGCGGCGTCGATGCCGACATAGGTGGTCCGCAGCAGTGCTTCCCCCTCCGCGGGCACCGCCGCGGGCACGGTCACCATCTCGGTGTCGTCGGGGGAGACCAGTCCATTGGGGCGGCGGCGCAGCAGGACCTGACGGTTCTGCCGGTGCGCGGAGTCAGTCAATTCATCTCTCCCGTGGTCATCATAATTTTCATATTGATTCTTAGAACTCGCATGGATTAACGTCAACCCCCAGATCGAGAGTGTCCCGCCTGGTAGGAGGATTCCGTGACCGCCAACGACGTAGCGCCGCGTCGTGGTCGGCCGCCCCGCATCGACACGAGCGCCATAGTCGCTGCGGTGCTGGAGATCGGCACCGAGAACGTCACCATGCGCCGGGTCGCCGAACACCTCGGCGTCAGTCTTCCGGGGCTGTATCACCACGTGAAGAACCAGGACGATCTGTTGCGTCTGGCCGCCGAGAGCGCACTGGTCAACTCCCCGCCGCCGCGGTACGCCGGCGAGCACTGGGCCACCTGGATGCGCAGCTACGCGTCCTACATCCGTACGGTGCTGGCGTCCGAGCCGGCACTGGTGGAGAAGTTCGTGACGGGCGGGGTGCGGGACGAGATGGAGATGGAGTGCAATGGCGACGCGGTCGAGGCGCTGGCCGAGCACGGTCTCGCCCCCGATGATGCGATGGCGGTCTGGGCGGCGGTGAGCGCGATGGCGATCGGCAGCGTCACCGAGGCGCACCGCGAACACCTCCAAGCCGAAAGCGGACAGCCGTGGTTGGCCCGGATCTTCAAACTCACCGCCAAACGTCCCGCGTCCGACTATCCGACGCTGCGTGCGATCGCGCAGTCCGGTTATGACCCGTTCGGTGAGGACAGCTTTCAGCAGCGAATGACGATGTTGCTCAACGGCATTGCGATGCAGTACGGACTACCGCCGGAGCCCGCGGACTAGCTCCCCGGCATTCGGCGAACCAGCCCGTCGTCGAGCATCTGCTGGAAATGATCGGTTACGGTCTGTTCGGCGGGCCGATAGGCCAGTCCCAGTTCGTCGCGGCTACGACTGTTGTCGAATGCCAACGGGTACCCGATGTTGCGATCGACGAACTTTCGCGTCAGCCCGGCGGCCGGAGCGATGGCTTTCACGAGCACCTTGGGTGCGGTCATCCTCGGGAACGGGTAGAACGGTCCGAACCGGCGGCGCAGCACCTTGCCGATCTCCAGGAGGCTCAGCGAGTCGGCGTTGACGATGTAGCGGTCGTGGGCCTCGGGGGTGAACCCGGCGCGCAGGTGGGCCTCGGCGACGTCACGCACATCCACCACGCCCATGGTCAACGCGGGAGCACCGGCGAGCAGTGTGCCATCGGTGAATTGTTTCATCGTGCTCAGGCTGGCCGAGTCGCTGGCGTTGGTCAGGGAAGGACCGAGCACCAGGCCCGGGTGGATGGTGACCATGTCCCAGCGGTCCTGCGCCTTTTGATACCGCCAGGCCTCCTGCTCCGCCACGGTTTTGGAATAGGGGTACGGCTGGTGGTCGACACTGCTGGTGGTGTTCCAGTGTTCGTCGGTGAATACACCGCCGGGGACGTCCCGGGTCTCACGGGCATCTCCGTAGATCGCGACCACGCTGCTGGTCAGTACCACACGTTTGACGCTGTCTGTGCGGTTGACCGAGTCCAGGACGTTGCGGGTGCCCTCCAGTGCCGGGCGGATCAGTGCCTCTTGCGCATCCTTGTAGCCGGAGAGCAGGAACGGCGACGCGGTGTGCATGACGAGCTGACATCCGGCCATGGCCGCGTCGAAACTGCCGGACTCGAGCAGGTCCGCCTTGAACAGCTTCAGCCGGCCGGGATGGTCAGCCGAGAGCTTGTGTAGGTGCTCGAGGCCGGACGTCTTCTGCGGATTGCGCACTGTGCCGTGGACGGTGTGGCCGGCTTCGAGATACCGGACGATCCAGCTGCCGATATACCCGCTGGCGCCTGTCACGAGCACCGGTGCGTCCGGGTCGATCGGGGTCCGGGGTGTGCTCATGGCGGGTCCTTCCGTTCGGGTCATCCGGCTGGATGTGGTCGCCGGCGTTGTCAGCGCGGCGGCGTGCCGCTGACCAAGTTTGCCCTTCAGTGATCGCATGGCAACAGTCGCAGGTCGATTTTGCTGGATCGAGCAACGGTGCGGTCAGAGTGGGGGGACAGTTGCCTCTATGAGTAGCCAGAAAGTACCGAAACCGAGCGACCTCAAATCGGCCGCTCAGGCGGCGGTCGGGACGGCCCAGTCCGCCGTGGAAGCCGCACAGGCAGTGGCGAGCGGCGCGATGCGTATCCCGCCGGCATCGGCTCAACTCGCCGCGCAGTTGCCCGATTTGCTGGAGAATCTCGCTGTCGCGACTGAACGGCTCAACACCACGATCGACCGGACCGAACGGTATATGGCCATGGCCGACCCGATGTTCCGTACGGTGGACCGCCTCCTGCCGCAACTCGAATCGTTGATCAACACCGGCAACGATGTCTTCCGGATGTTGACCAACATTCCGGGCATCTCCACCTTGAATCGGATCACCGGCCGCGGTCAGGGCGACCGAGACTGACCGCGGTTCTGATTGAACATCAAAGGCCTACCCGATGCCGAGAACGGCAGCGGTGAAGCGCCAGAGTGTCTGCGTGGCTTGATCGGAATTCGGCGTCGGGGTGACCCGGAGTTGTTGCGCAATGCCGTGGCGCAGGCCTCCGATGACGTATGCCCCTGCGCTGTCGGGATCCAGGTCGGCCGGAAGTTCACCTGACTGCTGCCCGTGGCGGATGTTGGCGGCGGCGTTGTCGATCAGGTTGTGAATGTAGGCGGCTTCGAGTTCGGTGAGTTGCGGGTCGCCGGCGGTGCGGTTGAGCAGGATCGGCGCCAGTGGATCGGCGAGGTGATAGGCGACGAAGCGGTGGGTGCGGTCACGTTCGCGAGTCGCCCAGTCGCCGGTGGGGAGGTGGGCGTCGGCGATGGCGTGCCGCAGTCCGTCGTAGAACCCGTCGTAGATCGCCGCCAGCAGACCGCTCTTCGATCCGAAATGGTGGTACAGGGCGCCGGTGCTGAGCCCGGCGCGGCGCATCAGCCCGCTGAGTTCGATGACACCGTTTTCCTGGACGAGTTCGTCACGGGCAGCGTCGAGTAGTTGTTGACGTCCGATCGGGGCCCGTGCCATAGTGCAGACCATAACAGAAGTCAGTTATGTTTCGGTGAGGGCGACCATGGGCACTGAAGTGACATCGTTGACGGAGTTGGCCGGTGACCTGGCCGGCACGTACCGGTGGACCCCCAGCAGTGGTGAGCAGGTCGACCCGGCGGTGGCCGACGCGGATCTGGCCGCGGTGCTGCGCGACGGCTACGTGATCCTGCCTGACCTGCTCACCGCAGCCGAACTCGATGCGATCCGGTCGACTGTTGGGCCACTGCTGGATCAGCGGGGCCGCAACGGATTCGAAGGTCGCGCCACCCAGCGTGTGTACAGCGTGTTGAACAAGACCCGCACCTGTGACCGGATCGCCGACCATCCGCGCGTGCTGGCGCTGCTGGATCGGCTGTTGATGCCGAACTACCTGATGTCGATGCTGCAGGTCATCAGGATTCTGCCGGGGGAGCAGGCGCAGATGCTGCATACCGACGATGGCTTCTACCCGCTGCCCAGGCCGCGAAAAGCATTGGGCGCGGCCACGATCTGGGCTATCGACGAGTTCACCGCCGATAACGGCGCCACCGACATCGTCGCGGGCAGCCATGAGTGGGGTGATCGACTTCCTGAGCCTGCCGAACGCGCACCGGTGGTGATGAGTGCCGGGTCATGTGTGTTCTTTCTCGGGACGTTGTGGCACGGCGGCGGCGCCAACCGATCCGCGAACGCACGTCTGGCGCTGACGGCGCAGTATTGCGAACCGTGGCTCCGCCCGCAGGAGGCGTTCACCTTGTCGATGACCCGTGACACGGTGCGCGCGGTATCCGAGGACATCCGCCGCATGCTCGGCTACAGCATCCACCCGCCGTTCATCGGACAGGTCGACGGCATGCACCCCAAGCGACTGCTCGAACCGGGAGCCCAGTCCGTCTGACTGGCCTAGTTTGCGCCTCGGGCACGCTTGCCCGAAGCGGCAGAATGTCGATGCGATCAGAGCTGTATGAATCGCCTTGAGACAGAGTCGAAAACGTCACGATCGGCGCGAAATATGTTCGATCGTCTATTGATTGACGCGCTGTCATCGCAGGCGCATGCGCTCTAGGCTGTCGCTTTTTTGTGTGACTACGAGTACCGTTAAACGTATCGGTGTTCCGTCACGCAGATTGCCCATCGGGGTTTGGACCATCGATTCAACAGGCCGATTTGGTTCGGTCATAGATGGGAGCGTCCGCATGACGCTACAAGCGGTTGACAATTCGCAACGGGTGCAAGGCCCGTCCCGTACTCCGAGATTGCGATTGAAACCGAAGGCACCACGCATTGGGTTCGTCGACGGGGCGTGGTGGCCTCACGGCGATGACCTCGGCGCTGAACTTCCTGACCTTCTCGCGGTGCTGTCCGTCAGGCTGGGGCATGTCGAACGGGTACTCTACCGATTGTCGGACTGGCGGCCCGCGCCTCGAAAAATCGACACTGGTGGCGGTCCAGTCAAGCTGGACGGATATGAGCGCCAACCGATCTCAACGATCAGTCTGCAAGGACCCGGATTCCGTCGACTCGACTTGCTGGTCGTAGCTGTGCACACGGACGCCTCCGACGCGCACGCGACGATGATGAGGGCCGCACATCCCAGCGACCAGACCCATGTCGACCGCCTCCTCGGGATCGGACCGCGCGTCCGGATCAGCTTGGACCGGGCCAGCGTTGCCCAGCAACGCTGGGAATCAATGATCTTCAAGCCCCGCAGAG includes these proteins:
- a CDS encoding multicopper oxidase family protein, producing the protein MPDISNQPRLSRRGFLVASAALSATAVAGCQSDAGAPPTGVGDRDAIAAAEARRPHSGRTVSTTLTAQRTRVDLGGRIADTIAYNDVVPGPLLRASVGDELEVTIRNRLGHATSVHWHGLALRNDMDGASPATRDIADGRDFTYRFSVPHPGTYWAHPHTGLDADTGLYFPVIVDDPNDPGRYDAEWVVMLDDWTDGVGPSPVQIYDRLRVPSGDGRGMPGMGGMPGMHGDGGMGSMGGRDRSPLGGDGGDVDYPLYVVNGRDAQNPSSLRVRPGQRVRIRLINAGSDTAFRVALAGHRMTVTHTDGFPVVPTDVDAVLIGMGERYDVMITARDGVFPLVAAAEGKDASTRAMLVTAGGSPPAPDYAPPELRGRLGTVNSFTAPPEATFDSTPADAELPVELGGSMATYDWTINGRSFTKAQPLTVREGQRVAMTFQNSSMMWHPMHLHGHTFQVLGDDGRPGARKDTLIVLPMQRRRVIFAADNPGTWMLHCHNTYHQEGGMMTSVAYAG
- a CDS encoding BlaI/MecI/CopY family transcriptional regulator, translated to MRVRGFGELEADIMDRIWNRGDAAVTVREVFDEIAEERRIAYTTVMSTMDNLHTKGWLERDRDGRAYRYWPTLNREQHTAQLMREALDGGGRSDLVLSYFIEQMDPQDSDRLRAALRTLARRSGRTRKR
- a CDS encoding M56 family metallopeptidase — its product is MNVAAGLLIYSVVMVALAPTLLGVLTRGGSAPRFGVTAWLTAVVSVLATWIAIPILVILDVAFHGGRRQSLLASCVQFLCDIASGRAGLAAQSTMIAGAAVLAVAVVAAGMKAARTISRLQSRAHRHAQAVRMVGRPTAQRDVFIVDTDERTAYCVAGAPPAIVVTTGAIAALGGDELQAVLAHERAHLDGHHLKIVTALRGLAMVFPRVRLMTRAATDVGRLLEMCADDAAVRRHGQRSLLAGLMALAGTTPAQALGAADVALLIRAERLALPPAPWMRVGAGAGLFGATTVIALAPVATFALGVSGLLCR
- the ripB gene encoding NlpC/P60 family peptidoglycan endopeptidase RipB, whose translation is MPSNPRSDQTCWERRTLLRTGVLAAASLALMGAPRAHAEPNAGQWDPTLPNLLSAGAPGDPVAIANASLQASAFAAQTTFDMGRKFLGSLGLVPADNSGAAPVLRGNRVYGRQAVEYVIRRAGTQIGVPYSWGGGSLTGPSRGVDSGAGTVGFDCSGLTRYAFAGVGVLLPRYSGDQYTAGRQLPPSQAKRGDLLFWGPGGGQHEALYLGNGQMIEAQQSGVPVKISPVRKSGMTPNVTRVIEY
- a CDS encoding oxidoreductase family protein; translation: MSPETAAVLQRFSDEFMTWATGRREPFALLHGDYRLDNLLFAKAGGADPVVAVDWQVMSTGLPLRDVTLLVAPGLSVPDRRAGERSIIEAYHRRLTELGITGYSLESCWEDYRYAQFQGPFVTVLGALVGQPSERGDRMFTVMAERSATAIADLDAFSLLGK
- a CDS encoding NADP-dependent oxidoreductase; translation: MTDSAHRQNRQVLLRRRPNGLVSPDDTEMVTVPAAVPAEGEALLRTTYVGIDAAARTWLDGEPGYLPPLELGDVVRVAGIGEVVESRCDAYKVGDLVTTLTGLQDYAIIRDDLFSTPVVGYTDPLAVMSIYGPTGATAYFGMKGVGNPQAGETVVVSAAAGATGSVAGQIAKIAGARVVGIAGGPDKCRVVVEDFGFDACVDYKAGDLTAALKKVCPNGINVYFDNVGGDVLNAVLANLAHKARVVMCGIISSYLHGDHPGPSNYVNLLATASTMQGFIALEEWARFDEAFAALQSWEQQGLLAHRETVYEGLESSIDALNGLFTGANIGKMLVKINEPGQG
- a CDS encoding TetR family transcriptional regulator, with amino-acid sequence MTANDVAPRRGRPPRIDTSAIVAAVLEIGTENVTMRRVAEHLGVSLPGLYHHVKNQDDLLRLAAESALVNSPPPRYAGEHWATWMRSYASYIRTVLASEPALVEKFVTGGVRDEMEMECNGDAVEALAEHGLAPDDAMAVWAAVSAMAIGSVTEAHREHLQAESGQPWLARIFKLTAKRPASDYPTLRAIAQSGYDPFGEDSFQQRMTMLLNGIAMQYGLPPEPAD
- a CDS encoding SDR family oxidoreductase, encoding MSTPRTPIDPDAPVLVTGASGYIGSWIVRYLEAGHTVHGTVRNPQKTSGLEHLHKLSADHPGRLKLFKADLLESGSFDAAMAGCQLVMHTASPFLLSGYKDAQEALIRPALEGTRNVLDSVNRTDSVKRVVLTSSVVAIYGDARETRDVPGGVFTDEHWNTTSSVDHQPYPYSKTVAEQEAWRYQKAQDRWDMVTIHPGLVLGPSLTNASDSASLSTMKQFTDGTLLAGAPALTMGVVDVRDVAEAHLRAGFTPEAHDRYIVNADSLSLLEIGKVLRRRFGPFYPFPRMTAPKVLVKAIAPAAGLTRKFVDRNIGYPLAFDNSRSRDELGLAYRPAEQTVTDHFQQMLDDGLVRRMPGS
- a CDS encoding TetR/AcrR family transcriptional regulator; this encodes MARAPIGRQQLLDAARDELVQENGVIELSGLMRRAGLSTGALYHHFGSKSGLLAAIYDGFYDGLRHAIADAHLPTGDWATRERDRTHRFVAYHLADPLAPILLNRTAGDPQLTELEAAYIHNLIDNAAANIRHGQQSGELPADLDPDSAGAYVIGGLRHGIAQQLRVTPTPNSDQATQTLWRFTAAVLGIG
- a CDS encoding phytanoyl-CoA dioxygenase family protein, encoding MGTEVTSLTELAGDLAGTYRWTPSSGEQVDPAVADADLAAVLRDGYVILPDLLTAAELDAIRSTVGPLLDQRGRNGFEGRATQRVYSVLNKTRTCDRIADHPRVLALLDRLLMPNYLMSMLQVIRILPGEQAQMLHTDDGFYPLPRPRKALGAATIWAIDEFTADNGATDIVAGSHEWGDRLPEPAERAPVVMSAGSCVFFLGTLWHGGGANRSANARLALTAQYCEPWLRPQEAFTLSMTRDTVRAVSEDIRRMLGYSIHPPFIGQVDGMHPKRLLEPGAQSV